The Actinomycetota bacterium sequence CGGACGTCGAGATGCAGGCGGGTATCCGCCGGGCGGGTCCCGCGGTCGGCGTCACGGAGCCGCAACGACTGCATCGCAGGATCGCGGTCGTTCATGATGCGCACGCTGTCCAACACCACGTGGAGCTTCATCCCCTCCGTCTCCTTCTTCCGCCACGTCTCCATGGTCGCACGTGATCGCAGCTTCGCTACCGCCGAACCTGGCCGACGCGCCCGCCCGTCGCCGGACGCGCCGGCGCACGACACGTCCCCGGTGGTGCGCGGACGTCTCAGGCATGGAGGATGCGCGAGGGCGTCGCCGTCGCCGGGGTCGCCAGCCGACGTGTTGGGTCAGGACGAGGAGGGATCAGATGACGTTGTACGCCGAGCACCTGACGGTCCGGGTGCGACAGGCTGCCGGCGACGCCGCGGTGGTGCTGTGGGTGATGGCCGTGGTGTGGGTCGCGCGTGGCTTGCACCGCGTGGTGGGCAGCTTCGCGGAGCCCGGCGCGAGGATCGAGCGGACCGGCGCGCGGTTCGCGGACGGCTTCGACCGCATCGCCGACCAGATCAGGGACCTGCCGCTGGTCGGGGCGACGCTGCGCACTCCGTTCGCTGTGGTGGCCGACGCCGGGCGCGGCCTCGAAGCGGCGGGGCGCAGCCACCAGGAGGCGGTGGCGACGCTGGCGCTGGCGCTGGCGGTGGCAAGCGCCGCTGTCTTGATCGTCGTCGTGCTCGCCTGGTACGTCCCGCGGCGGGTGCGGTGGGTGCGCGAGGCGACGGCCGCCGTGCGCCTCCGCGAGGAGGGCGCCGATCTGCGGCTCTTCGCCTACCGCGCCGCTGCCAACCGGAGCCTCACCGTGCTCCGTCGCGCGGTCGACGACCCGGGCGCAGCGCTCGCCGCCGGCGACTACCGCGCGCTGGCAGGGCTGGAACTGACAGCGCTCGGCCTGCGCACCGACCGCAGACGCTGATCCCCGTGCGGGTCGACGCCTGCGTCACTGTGCGGCTGGCGTCTGCTGTTGTTCGGGGGGTGGAGCCGACGCGTCAGCGGCCGGCGACGGGTCGCCGCCGGCCGGCTGCTCCGAGGCGGGGGCAGGCGGCGGGGCAGCGCGGTCGTTGCGCTCGATGATCTCCAGCGGCGCCTGGTAGCGGGTGAAGATCCGCTGCTCGGTGCTGCGCCCGCCATGGTCGATCGTTCTGGTCACGGTCACGTCGAACCCCCGGCCGCCCGCCTGAACCCGCCGGGAGCTGCCCGGTCGCAGGCTCGGGTTGTCGCGGTAGACGGTGCGGTGGTCGCGCCAGTTCGTCGGCTCTCCGTGGACGGCCGTCACCCGGCGGCCACCGTTGTCACCGAACAGCGACACCGTGATCGACGTGTCGGTGTACGAGGTGTGGATCAAGATCCCGTTGTCGGTGTCGTTGCGCAGCTTCAGGTCGACCCCCGGGTAGTACAGGGTCGCCTCGCGGCCCATCGGGTACCGCGAGATGTAGTAGCTGTGGGCCTTGTGCTCGGCGATGTCGATCCCGGCGAAGAACGCCGCGTTGTACGCGGTCGTGGCGAACTGTGACACCCCACCGCCGACCTCGTTGACGTACTCGCCGCCCACGATCGTGCCGTCGGCCGCGAACCCCTTCGCGACGGTGCGTTCCCCGACGTGGGCGTTGATCGAGAAGCTCTCGCCCGGCCGCACGACCGTCCCGCGGACCAGATCGGCCATCCGCTGGATGTTACGGACGCGGTTCTTGCAGCACTCGTGGTAGGTGGTGAACGTCCCGATCAGCTTGGTGACGCCGAGCCCCCTGGCCTGTTCCGTGGTCAGGTCCGGCTCGACGACGACCAGGTCCAGGGCGGCTCGGCGGGTTCCGGTCGTCACCAGCTCGGTGAGCTGCCGGGCGGTGCGCTCGGGGTCGAACTCGACGCCGTCCGCGCTGGGGACGAGGCGGAGGTCCGCCGGCTTGGGCTCCCAGGTCGCGTCGTCCTTGTCGTCGAACGTCACCAGGCCGCTGACGACCTCGAACGTCGCCGAGCGGGGCGCGACGTTGAGCCGGTCGAGGTGGGGCGCGAACGCCGAACGCACCGCGTCGACCGGCACCTGAAGGACGAACTCGCCGGACTCGTTGACGGCCGTCGCGATCAGCGGTGCGATCTCGCTGGGACGCAGCGCCACCACCGTGCTCCCGTGGGCCGTCAGCGTCAGCGTCTCGTCGAGCGCATGCCGCGCCTGCGCGGCGACACGGTCGACCTGCTCGGGGGTGATGTCCACCGGCAGGACCTCGACCGGCAGGGGCATCGTCTGAGGCCCGGCCACTCGGATCGCCGCCAGCAGCTGATCCAGTGCCTGTTCCTGCCGGACGCGGATGCCGTCGGCGGGCGGCTCGGTGGTCACAACGAGGGTGTCGGGGTCGGCGGTGACCCGGCCGACGAACGGTTCCCGGTCGGCCTGGTCGGTCACGTCGGTGACGAACGCGCGGGCACGTTCCTCGTTGGAACGGTCGACGAGGCTGACCTCGATCCGGCGGCCCCACAGGGCCGCCACGTGCGCCCAGCTGTCGGCGAGCACGTTGCGGTCACGCCCCGGCGCCATCGCCCGGTCGACCGCTGCGGCCAGGTCAGCCCCGTACCCCTCGGTACCCGGGACGTAGGTGAACTCACGGCCCTCGAGGGTGAAGGTGACCGGGTCGGTCTGACGGGCGGAGACGAGCTCCATCAGCGCCGTCCGGGCATCCTCGCGGCCCAGGCTGCCGACCTCGACGCCGTCGACCACGACGCCGGGGAGGACCTCCCCGCGGTGAACCAGCCGGAGCGCTCCGAGGAACGCGATCACGACCACCGCCATCACCGCCGCGGCGGCCATGGCGCGGCGGCGGGCGAACGGCGGGGACGGGATCGCGTCGTCGTCCGACGCCGCGACCTCCGTGCCCGGTCGAGGAGGGTGGTGCGTGGTGCTCATGCGCGATCCCGTGTCGGCGGGGGAAGCCGCACCACATCGCGCGACGTCCGAGCGCACACAACCCACGACGATGCGCAGATGTTCCCGCCCGATCCGCGGAGGATAACAGAGAGCCAGCGCGGATCGGGATGTTCGCGCTGCCCGGCCGCACCGGGCTGGTTAGCTCACGACCCCGCGGATGTCCGGCGGCAGCTGCCCGAGCACGTCGG is a genomic window containing:
- a CDS encoding VanW family protein, encoding MSTTHHPPRPGTEVAASDDDAIPSPPFARRRAMAAAAVMAVVVIAFLGALRLVHRGEVLPGVVVDGVEVGSLGREDARTALMELVSARQTDPVTFTLEGREFTYVPGTEGYGADLAAAVDRAMAPGRDRNVLADSWAHVAALWGRRIEVSLVDRSNEERARAFVTDVTDQADREPFVGRVTADPDTLVVTTEPPADGIRVRQEQALDQLLAAIRVAGPQTMPLPVEVLPVDITPEQVDRVAAQARHALDETLTLTAHGSTVVALRPSEIAPLIATAVNESGEFVLQVPVDAVRSAFAPHLDRLNVAPRSATFEVVSGLVTFDDKDDATWEPKPADLRLVPSADGVEFDPERTARQLTELVTTGTRRAALDLVVVEPDLTTEQARGLGVTKLIGTFTTYHECCKNRVRNIQRMADLVRGTVVRPGESFSINAHVGERTVAKGFAADGTIVGGEYVNEVGGGVSQFATTAYNAAFFAGIDIAEHKAHSYYISRYPMGREATLYYPGVDLKLRNDTDNGILIHTSYTDTSITVSLFGDNGGRRVTAVHGEPTNWRDHRTVYRDNPSLRPGSSRRVQAGGRGFDVTVTRTIDHGGRSTEQRIFTRYQAPLEIIERNDRAAPPPAPASEQPAGGDPSPAADASAPPPEQQQTPAAQ